In Lolium perenne isolate Kyuss_39 chromosome 5, Kyuss_2.0, whole genome shotgun sequence, the sequence AAAACAGCAGCACATATTCTTAACAGGGTTCCCGATaaatcggtgcccaaaacaccgtatgaattatggatcGGGAAAAAGCCAACCCTGAATTATTTTCATGTATGGGGCTGTCCTGCTGAAGCAAGGATTTTTAATCCGGTTATGGGAAAATTAGACCCCAAGACAGTCGATTTGCCATTTTATTGGTTATCTGACAAATCTAAAGCATATCGATTTTATTGTCCAAATCGGACAACGAAATTTGTTGAAACAAGACACGCTGTGTTCTTGGAAAGTGATATGATGAGGGGAGCATGACTCCCGAGAGAAATAGTCTTGGAGGAAAAACAGGAATATGTCCCGATGCTGTAATCCAAGAGCCGGTGTTTCCAGTACATACTGAAATTGCACCTCAAGTTTCAGCTCCTCTAGGCGATGGTGCTCACATAAGCTGGACAACAAAAGGACCAAGAACAGCAATTACGAGTGTATTCAAGAAGGCAACGTCTTGCTAATGCAACACCTGCCGATACACCGGCGATCGTTCCAGATGTCACATCTAATGATGCTCTTATTGAAAATAATCAGCAGTCTCAAACTGTTATTAATGTGCCGAATAATGAGCCTCTTAGAAGGTCACGACGGGCTAGAAAGCCTGCTATTCACGATGATTATCTCACCTACATGAGTGAGGATACAAATGAGCCAGTGTTGGATAATGATCCCACCTCATTTAAGGAGGCTATGGAAAGTGAATATTCGTCTAAATGGCTCGATGCTATGAAAGATGAAATGAAGTCCATGAGCACTAATGATGTATGGGACTTAGTAGAAATCCCTGAAGGAGCCAAAACAGTTGGATGCAAATGGGTCTATAAGACCAAACGTGACTCCAAGGGTGATATCGAAAGGTTTAAAGCAAGGCTTGTGGCAAAAGAATTCACTCAAAGAGAAGGGATTGATTATAATGAAACTTTTTCACCCGTCTCTTGAAGGATTCATTCAGAATAATTATGGCACTCGTAGCTCATTATGATTTAGAGCTAcatcagatggatgtcaaaacggcatttcTAAATGGTGACTTACGCGAAGATGTTTACATGGCACAACCGGAAGGTTTTGTTAtggaagaaaataaacatttaggaTGTCATCTGAAGAAATCCATCTATGGTTTGAAACAAGCATCAAGAGAGTGGTATCTCAAATTTGATCAAGTCATAAAGAAATTTGGCTTTAAGGAAAATAAGAAGGACAATTGTGTTTATGTTAAGTTCAGGGGGAGTAATTTTatcttcctgatattatatgttgatgacataCTCTTGGCCAGCAGTGATAAAAATATGTTGATGGAGACCAAGAGATTCCTGTCTTCAAAGTTCGATATGAAAGATCTCGGTGAAGCAACTTATGTTTTAGGAATTGAAATTCACCGGGATAGATCCAGAGGGATCTTGGGGCTATCTCAGAGAGCATATATTGAAAAGGTCTTGAAAAAGTAcaatatgtataagtgctcggcctACTTTGCTCCTATTGTTAAGGGCGATAAATTTGGGACTTTCCGGTGCCCAAGAAATAATTATGAATCACTTGAGATGAAGTCAATTCCTTATGCCTCAATTGTTGGGAGTCTTatgtatgcacaagtgtgcactcgccctgaTTTAGCTTTTGTGACCGGGATGCTTGGCAGATATCAGTCCAATCCAGGTCTGGATCACTGGAAGGCTGCTAAAAAGGTCTTGCGTTATTTGCAAGGTACTAAAGGCCTCATGCTTACTTATGAGAAATCTGATAACCTCGAAATAGTGGGTTATTCAGATGCTGATTTTGCGGGGTGTGTTGATACTAAGAAATCCACATCAGGTTATATCTTCACCCTTGCAAAAGGAGCTATATCATGGAAAAGCTCAAAGCAAACTGTCACTGCATCGTCGACAATGCATGCAAAATTTGTAGCATGTTATGAGGCAACCGGGCAGGCGGTATGGTTGAAGAATTTTATCCCGGAACTAAGAGTGATTGACAGCATTTCCAGGCCTCTCACTCTATACTGCGATAATCAACCCGCAGTGATCTATGCGAGTAACAACAAGTCAAGTGCAGCTGGCAAATTTATTGACATTAAGTATCTTGTTGTGAAAGATAGAATCCAGGATCAAACAATAGATATCAAGTACATTAATACTAAGTTTATGTTAGCGGATCCGCtcacgaaaggcttaccacccagcgtaTTTAGAGAGCATGTTGCCGGCATGGGTTTGGTTGAAAGCTTTTAATCCTGGAGAAGTTGGAACTATTATGGCACCATCTCCCCAAAAGGGGCTCATTTTGAGATCGGATGGGAACCATAGTCACTTGGTTTAGCGGTACTTAATTATTTGTTGTAACCTATTGTCTTGGTGTACCATTTTATCAAAAGATGAGTCTGTAATGTTTATGATGTTTATGTAAAGAATTATGTAAATTAAGTTAATATATGATGTGAATAAAGTTTATGGAGCTCATAAATTAAAGAGGTTCAttttgatatgaagtaatgtgctaTAGTTACTAGATTAAATGGTACCTAACAGACCATTATAATCTTTTCGTCCTAGTGCATTATTTTGTTGAAAAAATGAGCTTATAATGATCAGCCTtacgatcaagggggagaatgttggaTATTTTGGTGATCTAGGCTGCTCTCCTAGGTCAGATCTTTTTGGGTTGCTACAGTAGGGCGGTGCTACAGTAAATGGCCACCTATCCTTATGTGTTGTCTTGATCGGAGACATCGATTTTGATCCAACGGTGCTGGTTCCCCTAGTGCATAGTGCTAAACATATATAAAGGGGTCAAATGACCCTAGAAGAGAGTAGAACATATGGCTGCTGCTCTCTGCCTTCTCTCTTACACGCTCTCTCTCAAGAACAAGCCACCGATCAGGCTAGCACTAAAGCACTAGGAAGAACCTAGCACAAATTGCTCCATCCTGGTGTGAGCAATTAAACAAGAGGAGGCATGGCATCATCTTCAGACCAAGGTATTTCTGATCTTATTCTTTTGTTGCTCAAACTAGAGCTAGTTGATCCTGCTGGATCCAACAACATCGGCCAACCTTTGTCAAGACTCGGTTTCACATTCTTGCCAGACCTAAAAACAGAAAAACACGCAGAGAAATTTATTGAAGGGGCATTTTTACAGCAAGCTGTAAATATGAGTCCAAAATTCTTCTAACAATATACTGCTCTATTACTTAAAATACTGATGTGTACTGATGATTTGGGGAAGAATCTTGCAGCAATGATCTGGATGGCAGGTTTAGCTTCTAGCAAATCAAAACAGAGCGAATATGTGGAAAGAAGATGAACTTACAAGCGACTAATGTTGAATTGTTGGGTTGACCGTGCCTGGAGAGCCCATGGCTGGAGATCGGTGGTAGGGCCTCAAGTCTTCAACTTGCAGGAGTTATGGAGGGGATTGATCATGTAGGGGAAAATAGAAAACGTGGGCCTGTTTATCTGGTTTGCAATCTCGCTAACTGACTTGGCCCACATAAGATGCAATATTTTGCAGCCCACCATGATTGAGTTCTACGGCCTGAATCAGAATTGTACAAGATGTATCCTCAAATAAAGTATGGCGGGAGCTGTACATAAAACTGAAAATGTAAAGTAGCAGACCCTACCAGCAATAAGAAATCCCGATTGCCAGAAACCCGTTTCAGTAGGAGGTGCCAATGAGCACAGAAAAGGAAGTGGGAGAAAAACAGAAACAAAGGAATAGCATCCACAAATCCTGATGAACTGCGACAAACAAATGTCAAGCATAGAGTACTACAGAATGTTTATAGATAGTAGTTGTTTATCAAATTATATAGGAAATTGTCCAGGTACAGATAAAATGACTTGGTCCGCAGAGAGATAGATCACTTACAAACACCTCTTGTTGATCCTGCACTCTGCTACCTGTACTCAGTTTTCAGCACACTTAGCAGAGAACTATGAGTGTGttcaagatagaacatgattttgTTATAACACACTATGGAGTTCTAAAAGTGTGTATTAAGCATATCGCTTTTATCAACCAACAGTCTGTATCACCCTTACAAATATCCAAAGACAATTGTTCTTTCAGAGTTCAGACAAATTAAGCCATTTTTTGATGGGCCAGACAAATTACATTATAAGAACATTTGGGCAGAAAATAACAATTTGTCCATAGCCTTGTGAACAACATTATTAACTGCATTTCTGTAACAAAAGCCATGTGTTTCAAGATTGCCTGTTCTCATTGTAAGAATGGTAGGAGACACTGAGGGGCACTAGTTGAGAAATAGAAATTTAAGAATGATCTCAAGTAGTTAAACAAAAAAATAGTCCACAAACATCAATTCTATCAGGTATAAAGAATGGGAACATGTAATAGAGAAAAGCATATTAGTTTGCACACTGTAAAAACTTGAATTAACTTTATTGATACAGGAACGAATACAACATTATCCAACAATAAACGCTGCATGCTTATGCAAGTACAGATACAAACATCCATTCTATCAGGTAGAGAAAACCAGTAAAAAAGGGTACCTTGCCCCTTGTATGTCAGAATCAGGTTTGCATCTGAATCTGTTGGTCTATCCTAATGGGGCAGTTTGGAGAGTGAAACAGTCTCTCCTCTATCACTAAAATCATGATCGCCAAGCAACTCAAAAGTTGCAAATCACAATGCTTGTCAGGCTGCTATCTGTAATTTGGTGACAAGATCAGGTGGACAACATACCAAGCACCACCATCCTCAACCAGTCAACCTCCTTTATTTAGAGAGAATGAAGCCTCAGGTTTCCCATCTTGGGAATGAAAGAATCATTAGCATCGGGCAAGCACACAGCACTAAAGCTTCTCTGTTAATCGGATCATGAAAGAACTGACAGCAAGGACATCAAGAACAATCCATGATGACTCAAACATGTCATGGAAATAATCAGCGCCGATCTCCTCTGCCGCTGACCTAAATGCGTTACCAAACGCGTTCCCCTGAACTGCCCCAAGCCTTGGCTTCCCACATACACCTATGACCAGCACCTTCTCAGGCTCCCTTGCTAAGCAAGCACAGATAAGCGGCTTCATCCTTGCACCCCTCTCCTTGAGTGCATCCATGAGGAAGAAGCAGAACTTGGTAAGGGCCTGAGGGTGGCACAGCTTAGCAGTGTCCACTGGGTCATCAAGCTTGACCCACCTGAACTTCTTAGCGCTCCGTATGAATCCAGACTTGGTGATTGCTGAGCTCCCCTGCCTCAGTATCGCCCTCTGTATCTCAATTGCAGACTGCATTCCTTTCCGCAGCTGATCCACATTGCTCAGTGAGAGAGCGGAGTATGCAACCCAAAACTGCTCAGCAGCACATGACTCCTTGGAGTCCTTGGAGTCGGCATCCAGGGATTCAAGCAAAGCTGTGACACCATACACAACATCTGCAGCAGAGACCTTGGACCGGTAGCCGTGCACCCTCATGAAGCTCCGGTAGTAGAACTCGGTGAGGCCATACTCGGGCAGGAAGCGATCGAACTCATCGCGCATCTTCCGCTTGACCTCCATGCTCATGTACTGGAACCTCTTCTGGCAGTCAGCGAGCGGGAAGCCCATCCTGGCGAGGAGCAGCTTGAGCTTCTTGAGCCCGTTGTCGCTCCAGGTCTTGAGCTTGGTGGCGACGTAGGAGGAGCAGAGCATGGAGTCGAAGAGGCTCCACTCGCGCAGCAGCATGAGCCTGGGCTCGTCCTCGTAGGCGATGCGGGAGGCCTCTGGCGCCCGGATCTTGGTCCCGTCCTTGAGGGTGACGACGGAGCCGAGCCCGGAGGGGTCGAGGTTGCCCGAGCCGTTGATGTGGTGCTCGAGTTCCATGACCGCGGCCTGGTAGCGCTCGTTGGTGATGCGGTCGTGCACGAACTGGTCGGTGAGGGCGACGCAGGCGAGCCAGAGCAGGTCGGTGGTGTTCCGGCGGAGCGCGTGCGCGAGGTCGTACATGAGGCACCCCGAGGGCTTCCCGTGGAAGGTGCCGAGGCGGTAGTACTGCTTGCGGAGCTTCGCGAAGAGCCGCTCCGGGTCGCCgtccgcctcgccgtcgtcggagaggcgccgcctcttcctcctcccgccgccggcgccgccctcgGCGTCGGAGTCGGAGTCGTCGGAGGAGTCGGAGGCTCGGAGGTGGTCGTCGGCGTCGGCGGCGAGGTCGGAGGCGTCGGCGAGGGAGGAGACGTCGAAGTCGTAGG encodes:
- the LOC127300000 gene encoding uncharacterized protein, translated to MVRELRADSFYARLRAAAVAAASAASSPLLILPSAADADSLCALKVLAQVLSADSVRFSIYPVASAAAAATLLASFSASQPLCLLLINWGAHRDLRGILPPASTAFVVDSHRPVHLHNLAAGNDRVVVLFTADDEHTADLSYDFDVSSLADASDLAADADDHLRASDSSDDSDSDAEGGAGGGRRKRRRLSDDGEADGDPERLFAKLRKQYYRLGTFHGKPSGCLMYDLAHALRRNTTDLLWLACVALTDQFVHDRITNERYQAAVMELEHHINGSGNLDPSGLGSVVTLKDGTKIRAPEASRIAYEDEPRLMLLREWSLFDSMLCSSYVATKLKTWSDNGLKKLKLLLARMGFPLADCQKRFQYMSMEVKRKMRDEFDRFLPEYGLTEFYYRSFMRVHGYRSKVSAADVVYGVTALLESLDADSKDSKESCAAEQFWVAYSALSLSNVDQLRKGMQSAIEIQRAILRQGSSAITKSGFIRSAKKFRWVKLDDPVDTAKLCHPQALTKFCFFLMDALKERGARMKPLICACLAREPEKVLVIGVCGKPRLGAVQGNAFGNAFRSAAEEIGADYFHDMFESSWIVLDVLAVSSFMIRLTEKL